The following are from one region of the Chromobacterium phragmitis genome:
- a CDS encoding type 2 periplasmic-binding domain-containing protein codes for MRAVMLWLWMGLFSWQAAAEGLMEVRYISDAPRYQEYIELLRMALDKTVPEYGPYAMRHPAEEMNEPRFMAEAVSGQRVNLVWGATSEERERKLIPIRIPLGKGLLGYRVGLIRAGDQARFSGVRTVDDLKEFSFGLGPGWGDIPIYRHAGLTIWIDPYEKLFKMLAAGRFDFYSRGVNEVFTEYQAFQLAKQGIVIEQDLLLYYPYPFYFFVSPSSPRLASRLTAGLERMLNDGSFDAIFWRYNRSSIEQAGLARRRIVRLVNPALPAHTPLGDRRLWFVP; via the coding sequence ATGCGCGCGGTGATGCTATGGCTATGGATGGGGCTTTTTTCTTGGCAAGCGGCGGCGGAAGGCTTGATGGAAGTGCGGTATATCAGCGATGCGCCGCGCTATCAGGAATATATCGAGCTATTGCGCATGGCCTTGGATAAGACGGTTCCTGAGTATGGGCCCTATGCAATGCGTCATCCCGCGGAGGAAATGAACGAGCCGCGTTTCATGGCTGAGGCGGTGTCTGGCCAGCGGGTCAATCTGGTATGGGGCGCGACCTCGGAAGAGAGGGAGAGGAAGCTGATTCCAATCCGCATCCCGCTGGGCAAGGGGCTGCTTGGCTATCGGGTGGGGTTGATTCGAGCAGGCGACCAAGCCAGATTTTCCGGGGTGCGAACCGTGGATGATCTGAAGGAGTTTTCTTTCGGGCTGGGGCCGGGCTGGGGAGATATTCCCATTTACCGCCATGCGGGCCTGACGATATGGATTGATCCGTATGAGAAGCTTTTCAAGATGCTTGCGGCAGGCCGTTTTGATTTTTACTCTCGCGGAGTCAATGAAGTTTTCACCGAATACCAAGCGTTCCAGCTGGCCAAGCAAGGCATAGTCATCGAGCAAGACTTGTTACTGTACTACCCGTACCCGTTTTACTTTTTTGTGAGTCCGTCCTCGCCCAGGCTGGCCAGTCGTTTGACCGCAGGCCTTGAGCGCATGCTGAACGACGGCAGTTTCGATGCCATTTTTTGGAGGTACAACCGATCAAGTATTGAACAGGCCGGTTTGGCCCGCCGACGCATCGTCCGGCTGGTCAATCCCGCCCTGCCCGCGCATACGCCGTTAGGGGATCGTCGTCTCTGGTTTGTCCCATAG